In Arachis hypogaea cultivar Tifrunner chromosome 2, arahy.Tifrunner.gnm2.J5K5, whole genome shotgun sequence, a genomic segment contains:
- the LOC112750346 gene encoding trihelix transcription factor GT-3b, which translates to MEGHHQHHQQPQQHLLQQILLPHHQQQNMIINVDGGGGISDRFPQWSIQETKEFLMIRAELDQTFMETKRNKQLWQVISNNMKEKGYHRSAEQCKCKWKNLVTRYKGCETMEPEAMRQQFPFYNEIQAIFTSRSMQRMLWGEGEGTSKKNKPMQLSSEEEEEEDNDEDSEEQQKGSTRMRRKKKKAKISSGNNKNSGDFLNNLKEILEEFMRQQMQMEAQWMEAFESREKERRMKEMEWRQTMEALENERIMMDQRWREREEQWRVREEVRAQNRDELITTLLHKLQQQSEDDF; encoded by the exons atggagggtcatcatcaacatcatcaacaaccacaacaacatcTTCTTCAACAAATTCTTCTACCGcatcatcaacaacaaaataTGATAATAAACGTGGATGGTGGTGGAGGAATTAGTGACAGGTTTCCACAGTGGAGCATACAAGAGACAAAAGAGTTTCTAATGATCCGTGCGGAGCTTGATCAAACTTTCATGGAGACAAAGAGGAACAAGCAATTGTGGCAAGTCATATCCAATAATATGAAGGAAAAGGGTTACCACAGAAGTGCAGAACAGTGCAAGTGCAAATGGAAAAACCTTGTTACCCGCTATAAG GGATGTGAAACAATGGAGCCAGAAGCAATGAGACAACAATTCCCATTCTACAATGAAATTCAAGCAATTTTCACATCAAGAAGCATGCAAAGAATGCTTTGGGGTGAAGGTGAAGGAACTTCAAAGAAGAACAAACCCATGCAACTCTCatccgaagaagaagaagaagaagacaacgaTGAAGATAGTGAAGAACAGCAAAAGGGTAGTACTAgaatgagaagaaaaaagaagaaagcaaagataaGTAGTGGGAACAATAAGAATAGTGGTGATTTTCTGAATAATTTGAAGGAGATTCTTGAGGAGTTCATGAGGCAACAGATGCAAATGGAGGCGCAATGGATGGAGGCGTTCGAGTCGAGGGAGAAGGAGAGGAGGATGAAGGAGATGGAGTGGAGGCAAACAATGGAGGCTTTGGAGAATGAGAGGATAATGATGGATCAAAGATGGAGGGAGAGGGAAGAACAATGGAGGGTTAGGGAAGAAGTTAGGGCTCAAAATAGAGATGAACTAATCACAACCCTCTTACACAAACTACAACAACAAAGTGAAGATGATTTTTAG